The sequence GCTGTCCTCGCCGCGCACCCGAAGGCGCGCTGCGTGGCCGAGCTGCCGGAGGCCGTCCTCCTGCCCGGCCTCGTCAACGCGCACTGCCACCTCGCGCTCACCTTCGCGCAGGGCGTGCTGCCGCCGAGCGCGGACTTCATCGCCTGGATTCACCGTCTGCTCGCCCTGCGCCGGAGCTGGACGGAGGACGAGCAGCGCCTCTCCCTCGCGGCCGGCCTCGGCGAAACGCTGCGCGGGGGCTGCACGCTGGTCGGCGACATCCTCAGCGAGA comes from bacterium and encodes:
- a CDS encoding amidohydrolase family protein; translated protein: MTGGPWLRCRLPGFAPAALAERAAADPDAVDLYRAGLVLPVTAPPVADGAIAVRAGRILALGPARAVLAAHPKARCVAELPEAVLLPGLVNAHCHLALTFAQGVLPPSADFIAWIHRLLALRRSWTEDEQRLSLAAGLGETLRGGCTLVGDILSE